A genomic region of Helicoverpa armigera isolate CAAS_96S chromosome 31, ASM3070526v1, whole genome shotgun sequence contains the following coding sequences:
- the LOC126054452 gene encoding myoneurin-like isoform X1, which yields MDETEIKLEFQNNDNQCRVCLTVGRKLSPLGEYYTIFKRIISEFHNLNQLLLEDIQLCWECIAFLHRARIFQKKVLKANEVLQMGQRYMYDTQSSLTTVLLNDIHPHTVYINDCTLHSNVKTCDDKNDEISEQYEDNICEQNDAEDSVKTEGVKENKEQQKPKNNRWAKKRALQNKKPKFKIITEYSKDYFKKIEIDNKELPLFMQSERDSEYFKSKRFKCEKCVLVFSSEKFLEKHDNKYHDKLTPYTCDICTSSLSNKRLLSRHVKSHYNKYSCTICDFACFDKSQTKCHFQKSHRKIFQCVKCELKFGCRKEFFKHYKQWHEKFICDYCGISFKMRYCIKDHIRKQHGEFVCVTCNKRWARYNGLWLHNKTTHAPRQPAYCVECDTHYADVYRYRWHLANSAKHTKHKKHR from the exons ATGGATGAAACTGAAATAAAGttagaatttcaaaataatgacaaCCAGTGCCGAGTCTGTCTCACCGTTGGACGGAAACTGTCACCGTTAGGCGAATACTACACCATATTTAAAAGGATAATTTCAGAATTCCATAATCTA aatcAATTGTTATTGGAAGATATACAACTATGCTGGGAATGTATAGCGTTTCTACATAGAGCTAGAATATTCCAGAAGAAAGTACTAAAAGCCAATGAGGTGCTGCAGATGGGGCAG aGGTACATGTACGACACTCAATCAAGTCTAACCACCGTATTACTGAATGATATACACCCCCATACGGTTTACATCAATGATTGTACCTTACATTCAAACGTCAAAACTTGTGatgacaaaaatgatgaaaTCAGTGAACAATATGAAGATAATATTTGTGAACAAAATGATGCTGAAGATTCTGTGAAGACTGAAGGAGTTAAGGAAAataaag aaCAGCAGAAACCGAAAAACAATCGCTGGGCTAAAAAACGagctttgcaaaataaaaaaccgaaattcaaaattatcaCCGAGTATTCTAAAGATTACTTCAAAAAGATAGAGATAGATAATAAGGAGTTACCTTTATTTATGCAGAGTGAAAGAGACAGCGAATACTTTAAATCAAAAAGGTTTAAATGTGAGAAAtgtgttttggtattttcaagTGAAAAGTTTCTTGAGAAACATGACAATAAATATCATGATAAG TTAACCCCATACACCTGTGATATATGtacatcatcattatcaaaCAAACGCCTATTATCGCGTCATGTGAAATCACACTATAATAAGTACAGCTGCACAATATGCGACTTTGCTTGCTTCGACAAATCGCAGACGAAATGCCACTTTCAGAAATCGCATcggaaaatatttcaatgtgtTAAGTGTGAATTGAAATTTGG GTGTCGAAAAGAATTCTTTAAACATTACAAACAATGGCACGAGAAGTTTATCTGTGATTATTGTGGGATTAGCTTCAAAATGAGATATTGTATCAAAGATCATATTAG AAAACAGCACGGCGAGTTCGTATGCGTCACCTGTAACAAGCGCTGGGCCCGCTACAACGGTCTCTGGCTCCACAACAAGACGACGCACGCGCCCCGCCAGCCCGCCTACTGCGTCGAGTGCGACACTCACTACGCAGACGTGTATAGATACAGGTGGCATCTCGCTAACAGTGCTAAACATACCAAGCATaaaaaacataggtaa
- the LOC126054452 gene encoding myoneurin-like isoform X2, giving the protein MDETEIKLEFQNNDNQCRVCLTVGRKLSPLGEYYTIFKRIISEFHNLNQLLLEDIQLCWECIAFLHRARIFQKKVLKANEVLQMGQRYMYDTQSSLTTVLLNDIHPHTVYINDCTLHSNVKTCDDKNDEISEQYEDNICEQNDAEDSVKTEGVKENKEQQKPKNNRWAKKRALQNKKPKFKIITEYSKDYFKKIEIDNKELPLFMQSERDSEYFKSKRFKCEKCVLVFSSEKFLEKHDNKYHDKLTPYTCDICTSSLSNKRLLSRHVKSHYNKYSCTICDFACFDKSQTKCHFQKSHRKIFQCVKCELKFGCRKEFFKHYKQWHEKFICDYCGISFKMRYCIKDHIRKQHGEFACVPCNKRWARYNGLWLHNKTTHAPRQPAYCVECDTHYADVYRYRWHLANSAKHTKLKKHR; this is encoded by the exons ATGGATGAAACTGAAATAAAGttagaatttcaaaataatgacaaCCAGTGCCGAGTCTGTCTCACCGTTGGACGGAAACTGTCACCGTTAGGCGAATACTACACCATATTTAAAAGGATAATTTCAGAATTCCATAATCTA aatcAATTGTTATTGGAAGATATACAACTATGCTGGGAATGTATAGCGTTTCTACATAGAGCTAGAATATTCCAGAAGAAAGTACTAAAAGCCAATGAGGTGCTGCAGATGGGGCAG aGGTACATGTACGACACTCAATCAAGTCTAACCACCGTATTACTGAATGATATACACCCCCATACGGTTTACATCAATGATTGTACCTTACATTCAAACGTCAAAACTTGTGatgacaaaaatgatgaaaTCAGTGAACAATATGAAGATAATATTTGTGAACAAAATGATGCTGAAGATTCTGTGAAGACTGAAGGAGTTAAGGAAAataaag aaCAGCAGAAACCGAAAAACAATCGCTGGGCTAAAAAACGagctttgcaaaataaaaaaccgaaattcaaaattatcaCCGAGTATTCTAAAGATTACTTCAAAAAGATAGAGATAGATAATAAGGAGTTACCTTTATTTATGCAGAGTGAAAGAGACAGCGAATACTTTAAATCAAAAAGGTTTAAATGTGAGAAAtgtgttttggtattttcaagTGAAAAGTTTCTTGAGAAACATGACAATAAATATCATGATAAG TTAACCCCATACACCTGTGATATATGtacatcatcattatcaaaCAAACGCCTATTATCGCGTCATGTGAAATCACACTATAATAAGTACAGCTGCACAATATGCGACTTTGCTTGCTTCGACAAATCGCAGACGAAATGCCACTTTCAGAAATCGCATcggaaaatatttcaatgtgtTAAGTGTGAATTGAAATTTGG GTGTCGAAAAGAATTCTTTAAACATTACAAACAATGGCACGAGAAGTTTATCTGTGATTATTGTGGGATTAGCTTCAAAATGAGATATTGTATCAAAGATCATATTAG AAAACAGCACGGCGAGTTCGCATGCGTCCCCTGTAACAAGCGCTGGGCCCGCTACAACGGTCTCTGGCTCCACAACAAGACGACGCACGCGCCCCGCCAGCCCGCCTACTGCGTCGAGTGCGACACTCACTACGCAGACGTGTATAGATACAGGTGGCACCTCGCTAACAGTGCTAAACATACCAAGCTTAAGAAACATAGGTAA
- the LOC126054449 gene encoding zinc finger protein 569 has protein sequence MPDMLFPVSAVTQRPQVCWECKALLEKSVNFKEQVQNSYRILQTYTKENLHECLLTDVSRSPRLIIGRTEAVSISPDDDDHVDSVPEVPIVCIKNEMKDDSDFDKDDTNVLEDTSPLSDCSENTKNFESELQNIMCSMKRDDKRKRVSKKIKKAKKLVLSNVKREKSKSEQNDQKILTIDMSYEEMLSERDREATRESFVKSQYKCESCLIGFNYKKSYLAHVANKHSPELGEYTCPVCKTILPSVDSFTAHYKRHLRRYECGICHKRTLDMKVMQQHYYSTHEISLKEYKCNLCGKISNSIDTHRYHKDTHKARIQCTECDKTFRHRAGLMNHRLAVHEYHNAFPCTICDKQFRWKNSLKRHLEKHEAKAKTSSSSAYCSACNVSFSSTCSYQRHMRNSLRHVSHDQLKFICDHCNKRFADKTKLRDHIEEKHLHRTYQCHICMKPSKNRVGLDQHIRNVHKGRPNNKMCHHCGKGFPTKVQLESHIRTHTGERPFICEFCPTTFSQQSNLYKHNRQVHLNIKSKRYPICKRKEDKPLDVPILDHTQPIDPYRPVAMLHYSEKGFVI, from the exons atgcccgatatg CTGTTCCCTGTGTCAGCAGTCACGCAACGCCCGCAGGTGTGCTGGGAATGCAAGGCCCTACTGGAAAAGAGTGTCAACTTTAAGGAGCAAGTGCAGAACTCATATAGAATATTACAGACTTATACTAAAGAG aatctCCACGAATGCCTTCTAACAGACGTGAGCCGCTCCCCTCGTCTGATCATCGGCCGTACCGAAGCAGTCAGCATATCaccggatgatgatgatcacgTAGATAGCGTGCCGGAAGTTCCTATAGTCTGCATCAAGAATGAGATGAAAGATGACTCCGATTTTGATAAAG ATGACACAAACGTTTTGGAAGATACCAGCCCACTGTCAGACTGTTCAGAAAACACGAAGAATTTTGAGTCAGAACTTCAGAACATCATGTGCTCTATGAAGAGAGATGACAAGAGAAAGAGAGTTagcaaaaagattaaaaaagcTAAGAAACTTGTACTTTCCAATGTTAAACGTGaaaag TCGAAATCTGAACAAAATGACCAAAAGATCTTGACAATAGACATGAGTTATGAAGAGATGCTATCGGAGAGAGATAGAGAGGCGACCAGAGAGTCGTTTGTAAAATCACAGTATAAGTGTGAGAGCTGCCTCATAGGGTTTAACTATAAGAAGTCCTATTTAGCTCATGTGGCCAACAAACATTCACCG GAGTTAGGAGAATACACGTGCCCTGTATGCAAAACTATTTTACCGTCCGTTGACTCATTCACTGCACACTATAAAAGACATTTAAGAAG ATATGAATGCGGTATTTGTCACAAGCGGACCCTAGATATGAAGGTTATGCAACAGCATTATTACTCAACGCACGAGATATCCCTCAAGGAGTATAAATGTAACCTCTGCGGAAAGATTTCCAA TTCCATAGACACGCATCGTTACCACAAAGACACTCACAAAGCTAGAATTCAATGCACAGAGTGTGATAAAACCTTCAGGCATAGAGCAGGACTCATGAACCATAGACT TGCAGTGCACGAGTACCACAATGCATTTCCTTGCACGATCTGTGATAAACAATTTCGGTGGAAAAACAGTCTTAAACGGCATTTGGAGAAACACGAAGCTAAG GCtaagacatcatcatcatcagcgtaCTGCTCCGCGTGCAACGTGAGCTTCTCTTCCACGTGCTCGTACCAGCGCCACATGAGGAACAGCCTGAGGCACGTGTCGCACGACCAGCTCAA GTTTATTTGTGATCACTGCAACAAGCGTTTCGCCGACAAGACGAAGCTTCGGGATCATATTGAAGAGAAACATTTACATAGAACGTACCAGTGTCATATATGTATGAAG CCGTCTAAAAACCGCGTTGGCTTAGACCAGCATATCCGCAACGTGCACAAAGGCCGGCCGAACAACAAGATGTGCCATCATTGCGGTAAAGGATTCCCT aCGAAAGTGCAGTTGGAGTCGCATATTCGTACCCACACTGGCGAGAGGCCGTTTATCTGTGAATTCTGTCCTACCACGTTCTCTCAGCAGTCGAACTTGTACAAACATAATAGACag gtacatcTGAACATTAAATCGAAACGTTACCCGATTTGCAAGAGGAAGGAAGACAAACCATTAGATGTGCCCATACTGGACCATACGCAACCCATAGACCCATATAGGCCGGTAGCCATGTTGCATTATTCCGAGAAAGGGTTTGTTAtctaa